Part of the Zonotrichia albicollis isolate bZonAlb1 chromosome 2, bZonAlb1.hap1, whole genome shotgun sequence genome, ccccagtcACAGCATCTTTCCCTCTTACACCACCTCCTCCCCCAGCTACTCCAGCCCCAGTCACAGCAGATACTTCAAAcagatttctctctctctcctcccacATCTGGCTAGCACAACCACTTCTCCTGCCATGCTGCTCCACAGGCAGTGTGGTGGTGGTCATCACTTCATGAGATAAACCCCACTTTGCTCTCAGCTCAGTGCAGCCTCCCACTGCAGTGCCTGGCAGGTGGGGTGGGCTCAGCCACCACCTGTGCACAGGTCAggtgctccagcagctgcaaggACACAGAATATCCTCAGCCAGGACTTCCCAGGGATGACTTTTTCTCCTGTAAGTGCTAATAAGCCTCGACAGACCTATGTGGTCTATGATTTTTCAAAGTCATAAAGTGTGGTCCAGTTTGGATAGCTTTTGTCAAGATCCATAAAAGCCAGATTTCCAGTTTGTATGGTGTAAGTGTCTCAGACAAAAAACTAAGACATGCTTGAAATGGGACCAATGCATTTTTTTTAGCCTTCTTCTTGGTAATGTCCTGAATCACTTTCATTTTAACTTTTCATCACTCTGAAAATTATAAGTGAGTGAATCCAAGATATTTTTATAGGAAATGCTGTGCAGCCTTAATATGCAGGGGATATTATACACTCCTATGCATAGGAATGTTAATTGTTAGATAATGcaatcataaaatattttttcacctttgtttttcttatttccATTCTCACCAATTATCAAAATCTGCTAATTGCTGCATACTGTGGGCCTCTaatattttattcttcattGGAGACCTTTTTGCTGCAGGACAAACTCATCATTAGCTGGAACATCCCCTGAATTAATTTATTCAATTGGTGACTGCTGAGTCATAAAAATAGTGGTATTATACTGAGGCCTTAAGTCACAGGCAGTGTTAAAGGAATAATCTGAATTAGTCTGAGCAATATCCTTTTCAGCACAGTGTCATGAACTTCCCTTACACTGATCACGTTTTTTTAACAAAGATGATATTCAGGTTTATTAGAGGTATTTCTCTTATCCTGGTCTTGGGCATTTGCTTGCTAagttgctgaaaaaaaaagccacaagaTTTATGTCAAAAGTGGAAGTCATTGTGCACTTTCCCGCAGACAAAGACATCAGCAGAACAGCTCTTGCTGCTTGAATGGCATGAGCAAATCGATTTCTTACATCTGTTTTGGTCAGCCCAGCATTTCCTTTATACTCCACAGGTAGGTTGCAAACTTGCAAATTCAAGGAGACAGTGGAAATTTCCCTGTGAGGGAAGCGTGTCTCTCAACGCTTCCAGGCATGCTGTGGCAGAACAAAGCTGTGACCCATTCTTTCATCCGCCACCCTCAGGGAAGGAAGATCTTTAGAAGTCAATGTCTCATTTATGACTGTGCATTAGAACGGCCTAAACTGGTCAcagagagaaattattttacaaTAATCCTGTAAAAAGAGAGACAGAATCTCTGTAGCTCAGCTGTTGGCCTCCCAGGGCTTGGCACGGATCTGGAAATCCGCTGAATAACGTTGGGAACGATATTGTTCCTCGATTTCCAGCTGTACTGGGAGGTAGGTGGTCAGTGCAAAACCTACCCtacctcctgctgctgctgctgcaagatTGCTGCTGTCTGGATCAGGGGGAGGATAGCCCAATTCTGTAAAATAAATAGTCCCCTGCTGTGTCCAGCATAGAGGTGTCATCTCTCCTTGTAGGAGTGTGgcccccctgcagcccagggtctgATTGTGTTGCAGGACACTCATTTTTCTCAGTGGAAAGCTGCaggatgatttttttatttaaatgctttACCAGACATACCTCACATGCTTgtggggttgtttctaatgcTGTCATTATCTAGAAAAATCTTTGCCTCATGGTAGAAATTGCATACTTGCTGATGGGGAGCAGGGttcttttctatttctaatTGATGATTgttaaattccaatttttccagACGGTGGGATGATCCTGAGAAAGTGGGATGTTTTTCCTCTGTGTAAAGACACAAATATATGCATGAGCATGCACAGAAATATTATTCAATTCACTAGAACCAGCTGTTGTGAACAAACCACCCACATATAGCAACTACTGAACAGCAAAAACATTGGTCTCCCTTGTTAATACTCCAGACTGTTGTCTGAACTCCTTCTCCATCTCCTCTGGCCTCTCACTTTTTCAAGAGGACATTTGGGATTTTCACTGCCATCCAAAACCTGATGTTTAAGGAAGACCCACCTGGGAGCATCAGCTCCTGTTTTCCTGTTCTTTCATGGGTCCTACTGGTCACTCAGGCCTTGCTGGTAAAACACTCAGATCCAGTTTTACAAGCATATAGTGAAGAAATCTTGATGCAACTCAGGGAGGTGACACTTGAATGCCAGTGAGTGACAGAAGAGACCATGGTTTTTCTCTCTGAGATGGACATAACAGTCAGTAGGAGACAAGGCTGTTGACTCCTTGAGTAAATTAGACCCCATGTCATCCTTGGATACactttattgttgttgttgggtttgTCTGCTTTAAAGGCTTAATTCAGACACCctcaggcagctgtggctgaagGCAGTGGGGGCTGGGAGCTTTTTCCCAGGAGAAGGCAGTGAGCCCAAAGGTGTTGTACTGAGGCACAGCAGGTACCCAGTAATGCTGGGCTTCCAGGGAAGGGAGAGCCTGGCTCCCCCACTGACTGCAGCACACTCCTAGCCCTTATTTTCAGAGCTAGGAAAAAGGCCTCACCATTGGAGGGTTGTGAAGAATGGGCTGCAGAAGCAGGAGAGCTCTAAATGTGGTTTTATTACTGGCATGAAAAAGGCTGTAATAGCAAGGAAATTAACTGATTCTTGCCAAAGTGTAGTTCGCCATCAATGTAAGATTCACCTGTCAGAGGAAAGAAGTTTTTATCCACCACCTCTCTTTGGGGGACTGTTAAAAAATACCCAACAAAAACCGAGCTGCTTTCAAACAGGGTTTGAATTTGCTGTAATCATGTGCAGAGTACCCTACTGTTCATGGATCCAGCACTAGCATTTGCAGCCTAGCACTGCTGTAAATTCAAGGTGCGATTGCATCAGCTAATATTATTCCTGCTGTTCTCTTTGGTTTGAAATATCACCCGACTCATTTGGGTTAGATACGAGATGCAATTGCCTGGAAGCCTGTGCACGCTCCAGAAGGGTGCCTTGCTCATTATATTGACCTTTTCCAATAAAACATCCATGCTATTCCTATGTTGGATCGTGTCATCAGGACACTGCACAGGGGTGTGCTTTCATTTTCCCCTTCTGTAAACCCCTTGAGAGGTACCAGGGCCTTTCTAAGGAACTCAGATCCTTATGGATTTTCTAAGCCATGGGAAACTCCAAGAAATAAAAGCTCTTCATGGTTTCTGGACTCACCAGGCAGAGGTGCATCTCTCAGCAATTGCAGGAGGTGTGTTGAAAGAAAACAGGGATGAACAGCCCTTCTGTCAGATTTTTGACTTAGTGGTGGTAAATCTAGGACCCGATGGGTGCTGGGAACCCCAGGGCCATTGCAGACTTGCAGAGAAAATGTCAGCTTCCTGATGGCCCTCTGGAATTTTACCTGCTTCTGGCCTGCCTTTCTGAGGTCCTAACTCCCAATgagtgtttcttctcttttcaaaGGTGAGCATGATCCTGTCCCAACCCCTGggcctcctgtgctgctggaggcaggGAACAGTGTACACAGACATGCTCACATGGCTGCCAAGGGAAGGGCATGACCTGGTAGCAATAAAACCAGGGCTCTTCCTCAAAGCCTTCCTGCAGACTGAAAGAGGGGTAGGTATGAGCTGCTAGAGGGAACTAAAAATAGACAGTCTCTTCTCTGAGTAGACCAGGGATCCTGGGAAGAAGAGGCCACATTCTTCATCGGCATGTAAGAGAGTAGgttggagaagggaaggaagcACAGCTACTAGCTAGAAGATAGCACTGGCATGAGAACAAGTAGACAAAAATAGGCTATGAAAAAATGTGGGCTGCAGATCAGAAACAAGTTTCCTTCTGTCAAAGTGAAGTTCTTGAATAACCTGCCAAGAAAATTCCCAATGACTTAAGATGGACTGTGATAAATTAACAAGAGGGACTTTATGACTCACTGTTTGTCATTGCTAGGAAATATGATGATGACTAGGAGATCCCTTCTAGCCCCACATTCCTGCTGGTATGATAACAGAGGAATCTGTGTAGGGTGCAATAAATGCTGAATCACTGAGTGCTTTATCTAGCTGCCTGGCAGGACAAAGTCCCTCGTACCCATCCTGTCTGCAAGAATTTCcaggacaaaaaaaacccaacaaaccttACGTAAATGGTTGTGCTCTGGCAGCACAAAGCACGCAGCTACGGATGCCTGAGTTAGAAGAAAACCAGCTCAGCTCCATGCACCTCTGCACAGGGGAAAGGTGGTGGTGTGAGTGTGAAAGCAAAGAACCCCACTGTAAACACTGAGAGGTGAATGTGCTCCAGCAGCTTCAATACAGTGTCCATGAGAGAAAGAAACTCTTGGAAGCCTGTGGCAGTGTTCCCTGCACTTGCCCAGccaggtgtgtgcagggatcGATCAGGTCCATAGGGCATGACCGTGTCATGCAGCAGAAAGTCCCTGCAGTGCACACTGAGCCGTCCACAGTTCTGTCATGCCAGCATCCACAATTCTTTCGAtggtattttttccctgtctccaTGGAGTTCCCCAAGCACTTTCTGCCTGAGCACAAGGCCAGCAATCAGGATGCAGCTTACACTGATGGGTTTGGTGTCTCTCAAGTGGCTGCAAGCGCAGACCTTGGGgtaacagcagcagctggcaattcagcagtgcagagctgcaggcagaggccAAGAGGACAGCCCTGAAAAACCAGACAAGGGAAGAGATAGGCCTGGTTTCTTGGCTCAGGACAGCAAAGCTGCTCAGGAGGAGAGCACTTCTCCACAGCCATCATGGCTGCCAGACGACTCAAGGAAAACTTTTCTGGAGCTTCTTCCAGACCTGTGGAGGTCATGTACAGATGTGGGTGCTCCCTCACCTCCTCAAAACCTGCAGCACAGGCTACTTGGAGTTGTAGGGCCCCTGACTTCTGCTCCCCACTGTGCCACAGAGTGTCTCCACACAGATGTGGCACCACTGTGTCCAGGGATTGCACAGTCTGGTTACTCTAGGCAAAGGACACCAGAAGGTTCTCTCTCCTGCAGTACTTTCAAATACTCATTATTCTCATAACTGCACCCAGTATCAAAGACCAGAGCAAAAAGCTCCCAGAGATCCCAGCTGCAAATGCCAACAGGAGGCAGTGGGGAAACCTCCACACCAATGGTGAGCACTCCCATGCCAGAGAGCCTGTCATAATCCCTCTCTTCCATAGCTAACAAAGCTCTTATtaatcttttttcctcttttctttctcttttcttttttcttttactagGCAACTGAATCACaatcaatttttttatttcctaagCAGTGGCAGGCTGAGGGGGTAACAGAGGCAGACTGAGCCATGGCAGGTGGTTGTGGCACAAGAGCCTCAGGGCTTCCTTACCTTCCTGCCTCTTGCCAAGGCCCACCAAGCAGGCATGGAGAGAGATCTCATCCTGGCTCTGACATGACCCTTCTCCTAAACAGCAGTCAGCAAGGAAAgggcccaaaactgaacacaagATTGGAGCTGTgacctcagcagtgctgaataCAGGGGGATGATCACTGCCTGGTCCTGCTGGGCACACTATTTATGACACAAACCACAGGGCTCTTGGCCTTCTCAGTAGGTGCATTCTCGGGCTGTGTAGTTTTCAGGTGGTGGCTGCTGGTCACTGCACAGAAAAGCAACGACCTCAAATTCCAGCAGTGAGTTTCCAAACAAACCCTAGGTTCAAAGTCCTCTGGAGAGTTTTTCTGCATTCACCAGTGGATTTAAAGTTAATTTTTATATCAGCCGCTTCCAGGTGGGTTCATGGTTGATCATTTGCTTTAACTGTGCTGCAGTatttcccagccccagagcaaaGTGTTATTCTAAACACGTTTGTGGGTGGGGAGAGGTTTTGACCCACATTTAATAGGGTCCCTGGAGCGCGCTTGTCTCCCCGCCTTGTCCCAGCGTGGCGATGCCGTGGATGTCCTCGGCATTTGCCGGCACGCCCGgcgtggcagcagcagcacctgctgcGAGCGCTGCAGAACTGCAGGCGGCTGCAGGGCACGGGCACAGAGATCCCGAGCAGATCCCCAGTCCCACTGCAGGGAGCCGCCAGCCCCGGGTTTGCCCTGCACACGCAGGGGACTCTCCAGTCAGTGCACTTCTCCCATGCCAGAGCCACAAGTGCTCAGACAAAACTGAAAGAGAACGGTTTCTATTAGCAAaaaagtgacaaaaaaaaaaaaaaaaaaggattacaCTCTGGGGTGTTtccattttaaaagcaaacaggGACTGTGGGAATATTGTTCCTCATAAGATTACTGAGTTTGATGATTTGCCCCTACATGCAAGCTTGGAAAACTGCAGAGgcaacaggggaaaaaaaggtcaCACCAGTGAAGAGACAGAAGTGAGGGATTTCATCATTTGGCTAATGGAGAGGGCAGTGCTAACATGCTTTGTTCAAAACCAGCTCTGGGATTCCTCTGACACCTGCTTTTTTAATAAAGCCCTTCTCCAGAAGGTTTATATTGCACTGGGCATCAGGTCTCAGCATCCTGAACTCCTGTGGAAGCAACGATAAGCTCAAATGCCACAATAAATATCCCAAAAAGGCACACACACTGTTCTTGGTGTTTCTAAGATAAAAATTAAACAGAGCATATTAATTTAAACAAACCTTATTCCAGACTATATCATCCATACAAAGACAGACAGAAGGGCACAAGATCCAGAAATCAAGGTAAAAAAAGAACCCCCTTTTCAGATCCTCCTTTACAATGGCCTTGTCTTTCCCTTCAGCTCTGACCTGAGTCTCACCTACAACAATGCACCTGAAGAACACAAAATGCAAAGACACCTCCACAGACATCACCTTTGGACTCCATTTTCCCATTCAGatgctacaaaaaaaaaaaaaaaacaccaaaacccaaAAGTTTGCTGTGCACCCCCCCTTCCAAAGTCCTTGTTttgcctggcagcagcacaccCCAGGTGCAGGGCCGCCTGCAGCTGCTTCTGGCATCCATCTCCCATCCCCAGCTGGGGTGATGCCAGGGGGATGCTCTGCCTGGGCAGCCTCAGGGGAAGGAGTCTCCTGTCAGTCCATATGGAGAGGTGTGCAAGAAGCCATGGTTGTTTCTGAGGCAGgatgctgctccctgccagagCAAGGTCTCACAGGGAAAGCTCTCTGAGGAGATGAAGTTTGGGCTCTCACACACCCCCAGCCCGGTTTCtgcactgctggcaccaggaTGGACAGAACTGCTGCTACCTGTGGGAcacaggctgctgcccagagcagccaggacaAGGCCACCGCCACCTCCCTGAGTGCTGCCAAGCCCCTCTCAGCCAAACTCAGGCTGCAGGCACGGCTGACCAGGCTGGGGCTGACACTGCAGATCAGAATGGGGCAAATCCCCGCATTCCAGAACAAGGCACATTCCCCAGAGGGATGTGTGGCTTTAGCATTGCAGAGAACACGCAGTGTTTTGGGGGTGGGAAGGCACTTGCCTTGGGAGCAGGGGTGCTCCCAGTCACACGAAAGTGGGTTTCAGATCCTCTTTGAAATTCACCACAGGCTGGGGGCCGCCGTGGTGCTCTGTCTGGTGATCCTCACAGtcactgggctctgtgtccgtgtccgtgctgctgctgtccagggAGCCACGAGGGCTCTGGAAGCAAACCTCGCAGCAGGGTCGGTGGCAGCCATGAAACacctcctcagagctgctgctgctgctggagtcaGAGTCTGGGTAATAGTACAGCGAGCGCAGGGAGGGCTCCGCGGGGCCCCTGGGCGTgccctgccgccgccgccgctcctgCGGGATGCTCGGTGAGGCACCCTGGCATCCCGGAGGCACCCTGGGCCATCCCTGCCACCCCTCTGGCTGGAGGCTGGCCTCCCTCGGGATGGCTGCAGGGGACGGTGCTGGGCCGTGAAGGAGCCCTCTGCCAGCCGTGTCCCCTCCCTTTCCCAGGGAGTTTTGAGCTGACTCCCCACGGCCCCAGCTGCCCACCTCCTTCACCCTGCAGCTGGCACGAGGGGATACGTGTCCAGGGAAGCGTGTGGAGGCAGGGGGCAATGGGATCCTGCGTTGAAGCCTTGCCAGGtaggggctgagggctgtgtggATGCCCGGGTAGCCCTCCTGGCCTGCCCGTGTTTCTCCCTGCTCGCCTGAGGTGCCCCGGTTGCCGAGTGGGGGTCCTGCAGATAAGgctgggctgtggtttttgcCATCCAGGCTTAACTCTTGCAAGATTTCCCACAGCTTCTCGCTGTTTACATAGCTGATTTTGGGGGACGACTCCCAGGCTACACCAGCTGAATTGTCCtggcctggcagctgctccagaggctgctcctgcactgcaggtgTCCCACACTCCTGGAGATCTTTCAGGCCACGTTCAATGCTGTCCCCTCCATTAAAAAGCAGCACCTGAGTGCAAACAGGCTCCTGGGTTGCATCTTTCTGGAGAGCCTGAGCATTGCTGCTAGGAGGTGATGAACCCAGCAAGCAGGGGGGCTGCCACCCATCCCTCCCTGGATCTGGGGGGCAGCAGTCCCCTGGTGcatccccaggctgccctgagctccaggtgcagggagctgctggcagcacacGGGGGTCGCAGCCACTCTCCGCAGACATCAGCCTCATCAGCTTCTCCTTGGCGCTGC contains:
- the GPR156 gene encoding putative G-protein coupled receptor 156 isoform X1, with amino-acid sequence MEPGFNCSELCDGSSSFGSQEQQQRALQELCTVTVTSFDHSMKSSPSFSAGLLGVVWTFLTGGVLLALFFFIFTIRFRKNRIVKMSSPNLNIVTLLGSGLTYTSAYLFGIQEQSLPSGDSMEKLIQVRLCLLCVGTSLVFGPVLGKSWRLYKVFTQRVPDKRVIIKDLQLLAMVAVLVLADTVLLLTWVFSDPVQCFRSLSVSLRATEKGMTCSVSRVQSCASLYSDLWLVLILGFKSILLLYGTYLAGLTDNVSSSPVNQSLTLIVGVNLVFLAAGTICLVHRFFRAWHNLLFGFTSGGIFVCTTTINCFIFVPQLKQWKAFEEESQTMSHMAKYFTSPSRSCRSVYSEEQLYQLIGEKNSMKRLLTEKNAVIESLQEQVSSAKEKLMRLMSAESGCDPRVLPAAPCTWSSGQPGDAPGDCCPPDPGRDGWQPPCLLGSSPPSSNAQALQKDATQEPVCTQVLLFNGGDSIERGLKDLQECGTPAVQEQPLEQLPGQDNSAGVAWESSPKISYVNSEKLWEILQELSLDGKNHSPALSAGPPLGNRGTSGEQGETRAGQEGYPGIHTALSPYLARLQRRIPLPPASTRFPGHVSPRASCRVKEVGSWGRGESAQNSLGKGGDTAGRGLLHGPAPSPAAIPREASLQPEGWQGWPRVPPGCQGASPSIPQERRRRQGTPRGPAEPSLRSLYYYPDSDSSSSSSSEEVFHGCHRPCCEVCFQSPRGSLDSSSTDTDTEPSDCEDHQTEHHGGPQPVVNFKEDLKPTFV
- the GPR156 gene encoding putative G-protein coupled receptor 156 isoform X2, with amino-acid sequence MEKLIQVRLCLLCVGTSLVFGPVLGKSWRLYKVFTQRVPDKRVIIKDLQLLAMVAVLVLADTVLLLTWVFSDPVQCFRSLSVSLRATEKGMTCSVSRVQSCASLYSDLWLVLILGFKSILLLYGTYLAGLTDNVSSSPVNQSLTLIVGVNLVFLAAGTICLVHRFFRAWHNLLFGFTSGGIFVCTTTINCFIFVPQLKQWKAFEEESQTMSHMAKYFTSPSRSCRSVYSEEQLYQLIGEKNSMKRLLTEKNAVIESLQEQVSSAKEKLMRLMSAESGCDPRVLPAAPCTWSSGQPGDAPGDCCPPDPGRDGWQPPCLLGSSPPSSNAQALQKDATQEPVCTQVLLFNGGDSIERGLKDLQECGTPAVQEQPLEQLPGQDNSAGVAWESSPKISYVNSEKLWEILQELSLDGKNHSPALSAGPPLGNRGTSGEQGETRAGQEGYPGIHTALSPYLARLQRRIPLPPASTRFPGHVSPRASCRVKEVGSWGRGESAQNSLGKGGDTAGRGLLHGPAPSPAAIPREASLQPEGWQGWPRVPPGCQGASPSIPQERRRRQGTPRGPAEPSLRSLYYYPDSDSSSSSSSEEVFHGCHRPCCEVCFQSPRGSLDSSSTDTDTEPSDCEDHQTEHHGGPQPVVNFKEDLKPTFV